The following nucleotide sequence is from Candidatus Bipolaricaulis sibiricus.
TTGCGGCCGCGCTCGCCGACCTGGGGGGGCTGTCCCCGATCGTCCCGCGGGGGGCGAAGGTGTTCGTGAAGGTGAACCACCTCTCCCCGCCCTCGCCGCCCGAGCGGGGGATCGTCACCCACCCCGCGCTCACCGCAGCGGTCCTGACACTGCTCACGGAGATCACCCCCCGCATCACCGTGGGCGACGACCTTCACGCCTCGACGCCCGACGGGTTCGAGGTTTCGGGGTACAGGGCGATGTGCGAGCGGTTGGGGGTGGAGCTCGTCAACCTTCGCGAGCTTGGGTTCACACGGATCGCCTGCAACGGCGTGGTCCTGAAGGAGGTCTACCTGGCCCGGGCCGCTGTCGAGGCTGACGTCGTGATCAACCTCCCCAAGCTGAAGACGCATTCCCTGACCCTGTTCACCGGTGCAGTGAAGAACATGTACGGCGCCATCCCTGGTGGGTTGCGGGTCGCGTTCCACGGCCAGTTCAAGAACCCGCAGGAGTTCAACCAGGTTCTGGTCGATATTTTCGCCGCTGCCTCGCCCCACCTGACGATCATGGATGGCGTCGCAGCGATGGAGGGTGCCGGGCCGGCCAACGGGTCCGTGCGCACCGTAGGGGCAATCGTCGCCAGCCGCGATGGGGTGGCGGTGGATGCAGTGGCGTGCCAGATCATCGGCCTGGATCCCCTCGCCGTGGGCACCACCCGCTACGCCCACCACCGCCACGTGGGCGTCGCCGATGCGATCGAGATCGTGGGCGACCCCATCGCCACGGTGGCAGTACCCGACTTCCGGCTCCCTCCGCTTCCCGCGGGGGCGATCGTGGGAAGGGCACCCCGATTCCTGACCCGGTTCATCACAAGCCAGATCTCGGCCCGCCCGCGCGTCGTGCCCCGCGCCTGCATCGGGTGCGGGGCGTGTGCGCGGATCTGCCCGACCGGAGCGGCGACCGTGACAGACGGAACGGCAGCCATCAACCGCCGCACCTGCATTCGTTGCATGTGCTGTCACGAGGTGTGCCGATTCAGCGCGATCGCCCTCGGGGGATCGGCCCTGAGCGGGCTCATCCGCCCGCTGCTCCGGGCCGGCCGCCGGGCGCGCCCCCGGCCCTAGGATGACCCGCCCTCTACCCGAGTACACCAAGGGCGAGGAGATCGCCAACGCGGTGACCCACGGCGTGGCCACTGTGCTCAGCGTGGCGGGACTGACGGCGCTGATCGTGCTCGCGGTGCTCGGGGGGAGCAACGCCGGGCAGATCGCAAGCCTCGTCGTCTACGGGACAACCCTCGTCCTCACCCACCTCGCCTCCACGCTCTACCACGCCCTCACGCACCGGGGAGCAAAGGCCGTGTTTCGGGTCCTGGACCACGCGTCAATCTACCTGCTCATTGCCGGAACCTACACCCCGTTCCTCGTGATCCGGCTGTGGAACCCGTGGGGATGGACCCTGCTCGGTGTCGTGTGGGCGATGGCCATCGCCGGTGTCCTGTTCAAGTCGCTCTTCCTCGGCCGGCTGCGCAAGGCATCCGTGGTCACCTACGTCGCGATGGGATGGCTGATCGTCGTGGCGGCACGTCAAGTTGTCGCCCACATCCCGTTGGGGGCACTGGCCCTCTTGTTCGCCGGCGGACTGATCTACACCTTGGGCATCGTGTTCTACGCGTGGAAGAAGCTTCCGTTCAACCACGCGGTCTGGCACCTGATGGTGCTCGGCGCAGGGATGTGCCACTACTTCGCGATCTTCCTCTACCTCCTCCCCCCCGCCTGAGGGAGGGGCGGTGTCGAGCCCGGGTATCATCCTCCCTCACGATGCCGACCTACCACCTGCGCCGCCGCGAGAGGGAGATCATCGATCCTGAAGAGCTTGTGTCCGTCCTTCGTCGCAGTCGGTACATGGCAGTGGCGATGTGCCGCGGTGGCGAGGCGTACGTGGTCACGCTGAGCCACGGGTACAGCCAGGCCGAGAACGCGCTCTACTTCCACTGCGCGCGTGACGGCTTGAAGCTCGAGTTCCTGCGGGAGAATCCGTGCGTCTGCGCAACCGCGGTGGAGGATCTCGGTTACAGGGAAAGCGAGTGCACCCACGCCTACCGCTCGGTCGTGGTTCGCGGAACGATGCACCTGGTCACGGACCCGTGCGACCTGGCCCACGGACTGCGGGTACTTCTCGCCCATCACGAACCGGACCCCGACGCCGCAGAGCGAAAGCTCCTGCCCAACAGCGCTTCCTACGACCGGGTCGCCGTGCTCAGGCTCGACATCGCCGGCATGACTGGCAAGCGCTCCGTCTAGACCCCAGAGACAGAGCGCACCAATGCTCCACCCAACGTCTGCCCTCCACTCCGCAAGCTCGTTAACCCTACTGCACGCGGCCCGTGACCCGAAACGTCTCGACCTCTCCTGTGGTCGGCTGAACCGTTCCCCACACGTCGGGAACGAGGTAGATGCTGTACCGGTAACCCGGGCTCTTCGCGGCGTCGCGATCCGATACGAACACGAGCGACTTCCCGTCGGGAGCCGGCGACCACGCCGGCGAGAAGTCGGCCCCCGGATGCTGGGTCACCGGGCGCTCCTCCTTCGTGAATGGGTTGATGAGGTACACGTTCCAGTCGCCTGTTCGATCCGACTCGAACGCTATCCAGTACCCTTCATCCCACTTCGGGCACCACTTCGGGTTCTGGTCTCGCTTCGGGTGTGAGGTGATCCGCTGCACGTTCCGACCATCGAAGTCCATGATGTAGATGTCGGTGTTGCCGTTCACGTCCATCGTGTATGCGATGTAGCGCCCGTCCGGCGAGACGTGAGGAGATGAGATGGGGTACTGGCTGTACGTGATCTGGGTCCAGGTGCCGCTGGGAACGTTCACCCGATAGAGCTGAGGGATCTTGCTGTACAGATCCGACACGATGATCAGGTCGCTGTGCATTCCTTGGCTGTCTTTGAGCGGGCTCCAGGCGGGCATCGAGTCGAGCCCTTGGGGCCGGTAGGTGACCCGGGTGTGGGTCCCCCTGAGGACATCGTACAGGTAGATGTTGCCCTGAGCCTGACCATGCTTGTTCGACACGTAGGCCACGCGTGCCCCATCGGGCGAAGCGGCTGGCTCCCGGTCATCGAACGTGTCGATCGTGATTCGGGTGAGGGATTCCTCCGCCCCCGGTGCGGGAGGTGCAACGAACAGCTCCCGGGGGGCGTTTCGTCGGCCGAGGTCGGCCCGGTTGGACACGAACCAGATCGCTGTCGTCAGCTTGCCGCTGGGATCCTTCGGATCGACGTACCATCCCCACGAAGGCTGCACGTCCTCGATCGCCACCTTCTGGCTGCCCTGCCACACGACAACCAACCCGATGGCCAACACCACAGCCAGCACCAGACCGATCGCTTCCAGCGTTGCTTGTCCCATCGCCTGCCCCCTCTGTCCGCACCCGATGCTCCCAGATCGGACTCCACGGCAAGTCTAGCGAGATCAGCTAGAGACGTCAACACACGACCGGAACGATATTCCCAGCCTCACGGGTGCGGCGGGGACAGCGGATCTACGCCCCTCCCGTGGAGACGGAGGCATCGGGTGGAGGGGCCGACTTCTCGAACCTCGCCTCCCCGCGGGCCACGTCGTAGAGGACTCGCACCCGATCCCCTTCCGACACCTTGCCCTCGAGCAGCGCACTCGCCAGCGCGTTCTCGACCTCGCTGCGAATCCGCCGCTTGAGCTCGCGGGCCCCGTACTCGGGCCGGTACCCCACCTCCGCCAGGTGGTCAACGACCGACGCGTCGAACTCGAGCTCCACGCCCTGCCCCCGCGCCACCCGCCGCACCCGCTCCAGCTGCAGGAGGACGATACTGCGGATGTGGTCCTTCGTGAGCGCGTGGAACACGATCACCTCGTCGATCCGGTTCAGGAACTCCGGCCGGAAGTGGCCACGCAAGACCTCCATCAGCCGTTCCTTGAGGGCCTTGTAGTCCAGGCGTCGCCCCTCGGGGGCGGTGAGGTTGGCCTGGATGAGGTCGCTTCCGACGTTGCTCGTGGCGATGAGGATCGTGTTCGAGAAGTCCACCACCCGGCCCTTGCCGTCGGTAAGGCGCCCGTCGTCGAACACCTGGAGGAGGATGTTGTGGACCTCGGGGTGGGCCTTCTCGATCTCGTCGAGGAGGACCACCGAGTACGGCCGGCGGCGGACGCGCTCCGTGAGCTGCCCGCCCTCCTCGTACCCCACGTACCCCGGCGGCGCACCGACGAGCCGGGACACGGTGTGCCGCTCCGTGTACTCGCTCATGTCGATCCGGACCATCGCCTCCTCGTCCCCGAACACGGCCCAGGCGAGGGTCTTGGCGAGCTCGGTCTTCCCGACCCCGGTGGGGCCGAGGAAGAGGAACGTCGCGATCGGGCGGTGCCCCTCCTTGAGCCCAGCCCGCGACAGGCGCACCGCGGCGCTCACCGCGGCCACGGCTTCGTCCTGGCCCACCACCCGCTCGTGCAGCACCTGCTCCAGCCTGAGGAGCTTCTCCTTCTCCTCGGCAGTGAGGTCGGCGACCGGAATCCCGGTCAGGGAGGAGACGATCTCCGCCACGTGCTCCGCCCGGACCTCGGGCGTCCCCGAGGCGACGCCCTTCTTCCACGTCTCCGTGGCCTGAGCGAGGGCCTTCTCCTTCTCGGCGATCGACGCCTCGATCTCCTTCGCTCGGTCGAACTGCTTGCGGGTCGTGGCGTAGTCCTGCTCACGCTTGAGGGCCTTGATCTCCGCCTCCAGTTCCTGGACCTCGGCCGGCCGCGACGTCGACGAGATGCGAACCCGCGCCGCAGCTTGGTCGATGAGGTCGATCGCCTTGTCCGGGAGGTAGCGGCCGGAGATGTAGCGGTCAGACAGCTCCCCCGCGGCCACGATCGCCTCGTCGGTGATCCGCACCTTGTGGTGGGCTTCGAACCGATCGCGCAACCCGCGCAGGATGTGGACGGTCTGGTCCACGGTCGGCTCGGCGATGAACACCGGCTGGAACCGGCGCTCGAGCGCCGCGTCCTTCTCCACGTGCTTCTGGTACTCGTTCAAGGTCGTCGCGCCGATCAAGTGGAGCTCGCCCCGGGCGAGGGCCGGCTTGAGGGTGTTGGCGATGTCGAGGCCCCCCTCCGCCTGCCCGGCCCCCACGATCGTGTGGAGCTCGTCGATGAACAGGATCAGCTCGTCCTGGTGGGCGAGGATCTCGTCGAGGAGCTCCTTCACCCGCTCCTCGAACTCCCCGCGGTACTTCGTGCCCGCAACGAGGGAGTTCACGTTGAGCTCCACCAGGCGCTTCCCGCGCAGCACCTCCGGGACCTCGTCCCGGGCGACGCGTTGGGCGAGGCCCTCCACGATCGCCGTCTTCCCCACGCCCGGCTCCCCGATGAGGACCGGGTTGTTCTTCTTTCGCCGCGCGAGGACCTCGATCACCGTCTCGATCTCTTTGGCCCGCCCGATCACTGGGTCGAGCTTTCCCTGACGGGCCAGCGCGGTCAGATCCCGGGAGTGCTTGTCGAGGATCGGGGTCGCCGACTTCGGCCCCCGGCCTGCGCCTGGCTCCCGCCCCGGGGTGCGCCGGAGCTTTTCCTGCACGGTGTCCGGGCTGAGGCCGAACCGGCGCAGGACCTCGCCCCCCAGGCCGTCGGGCTCCGCAAGAAGCCCGAGGAGCAGGTGTTCCGGGCCCACGTAGGAGTGGCCGAGGTCACGCGAGGCGTGAAACGCCGTCTCGAGGACCGCCTTCACGCGGGGGCTCATCCCCACGCGCACCGTCTCCCCCCGCTCGGCTCCCAGCGTCCCGCGGGGCGCGTTGTGGTCGATGTACCCCCGGATGTCCTGGGGGTCGAGCTGCGCCTTGCGCAGGAACTCGCGTGCTGCCTCGCTCTCGGTGAGGGCGTAGAGGAGGTGCTCGGTGTCCATCTCCCGCTTTCCGAACCCCACCGCCACGCGCGCCGCCCGTTGGAGCAGCTCGCGGCTCTCGTCGGACAGGTACGATCCGAGGTCCGGTGCCTCGCGGTCCGGTCTCCGCCGCGGAGAGAGAAACCCCTCCAAGAGCGACTCCCACGGCGAGAACCACTCCTCGCCGCGCAACTGGGCGTAGTCCGCCTGGCACAAGTGCAGCACCCGCCGCTCGCCATCCTGAACGACCTCGGCCGTAACCGTGGCCGGCCGAATCCGACACACATCGCACAGCGGCATCACGCACCTCCTCGCGCCGGGCTCCGCTGGGGAGCGTAGGGGACGGGGATGAACTCCACGCCGGGCCGGCGCTGCCGGGCCTGGGGGTAGAGGTCCATCAGCTCGTACACCTCACGGGGCATGTCCTCTCCCACCGGAAGGCCCAGTTCACGCAGCTCCTCGGCCGTGATCGGGTAGTCATGCGTCCACCGCCCCTCGGACAGCCTCCGCGCCACCTCCCGCGCCCGATCGTCGGGGAGCTTGTCCCGGAGGAGGGCGTACACGGTCTCGTACACCTGGCCGATCGCCTTCCGCGCCAGGTCGCCCAAGATGAGGGTCTGGTCGTCGCGGTTGGGGTTCGGCTCCTCGAGGGCCTTGAGGACCGACGCCGCCGGGTAGTACCCCTGACCGGTCCCCAACTGGGGATCCACCGGTCCGAGGACCGCGTTGGGATCCATCACGATCTCGTCAGCGGCGAGTGCGATGAGGGTCCCCCCGCTCATCGCGTAGTGGGGGACGAACACCGTCACCTTGCCCTGGTGCCGCTTGAGCGCACAGGCGATCTGCTCGGAGGCCAGGGTGAGCCCTCCCGGAGTGTGAAGGACGAGGTCGATGGGCATCTCGGGCGGGGTCATGCGGATTGCCCGCAGCACCTGTTCCGAGTCCTCGATGTCGATGTACCGCGCGAGGGGCACCCCGAGAAAACTCACCGCCTCCTGGCGGTGGATGAGGGTCACGACCCGGCTCTTCCGCTTCCGCTCCAGGGCCTGAATCGCCACCCCCCGCCGGAACTCGAGGATCCTCCGCCCGAAGAACGGGATCAACGCCTGCAGCAGGAACAAAAGAAACAGCAGGTTGATGATGTCGCCCATCGCCTCTCCTTGGGATCAGGGGTTGGGGGGAGGATACATCTCCTCCCCCCTCCTGAGCTACTCGATCTTGACCTCGAACTCCCCCTCGCTCTCGGGGGCCCGCTTGAGCGGAACCTCGACGATGAGGACACCGTTCTCGAACCGCGCCTTGATCCCCTTGCGGTCTTCCACGTCCTCGGGCAGGGGGAACACCCGCCGGAACGACCCGTAGCGGCGTCCCATCCGGATGTAGTTCTCGTTGCGGACCTCCTCGGACCGCTTCACCTCACCGGTGATCACGAGCCGGTCCCCCTCGACCTTGACCTGGACGTCGTCCTTCGTCGCTCCCGGCACCTCCGTCTCGACGACGAGGTGCTTGTCCTTGACGTAGATGTCGGTGTGCCCGAACGAGGGGAACACCTCGAGGTCCGGGAAGCTCCCGAAGTCCTTGAACAACTCGTCCATGATCTGCCCCATCCGCGAGGTAATCGCGAATGGATCCCGCCAAAGCATCGGTAGTCTCGGCATGGCGCCACCTCCTTTTAGCAGTCTAGTCACTAGACTGCCAGAATTATAGGGACGGGGGCGGGGGGTGTCAAGTCCTTGGGGGCGGTGCTGGGGGCTGTCCCGGGGTAGGATCGGGCGGCGATGGGGCAGGGCGCGTTCGTGGACCTCTACGAGCTGACGATGGCCCAGTCGTACCTCCGGCACGGGCTGACGGGGGAGGCGTCGTTCGCCTACTTCGTCCGGGCCCCGGTTCCCCACCGTCGGTTCCTCCTCTTCGCCGGGCTGGACCCGCTCCTCGGTGTGCTGGAGGGGTTCGGGTTTGGGGAGGACGACCTCGCGTACCTGGAGGGGCTCCGTCTGTTCGACGGCGCGTTTCTGGCCCATCTGGAGCGGCTCCGGTTCACGGGGGAGGTGCGGGCGGTGGAGGAGGGGGAGGTGGTGTTCCCCGGGGAGCCGCTCGTCGTCGTAACCGCGCCCCGGATCGAGGCTCAGCTCGTGGAGACGGTGCTCCTCAACCTCCTCAACTACGCGACCCTCGTGGCGACCAAGGCGGCGCGGATCGTCCTCGCGGCGGGGGAGGAGGCGGTGCTGGTGGACTTCAGCCCCCGGCGGGACCACGGAGTGGAGGCGGCGCTCCACGCCGCGCGCGCCAGCTACCTCGCCGGGTTCCACGCCACCTCGAACGTCGAGGCGGGGAAGCGTTACGGGATCCCCGTCGCCGGGACGATGGCCCACTCCTACGTGATGAGCTTCCCCGATGAGCTCAGCGCGTTCCGCGCCTTCGCCCACGATCACCCGCAGCCGATCCTCCTCGTCGACACCTACGACCCCCTCCAGGGGACCCGCCACGCGGTCCAAGTGGCGCGCGAGCTCCGCCAGGTTGGGCGGGAGCTGTTCGGGGTGCGGCTCGACTCCGGGGACCTCGCCGCCCTGTCCCGAGAGATGCGGGCGATCCTCGACGGGGCCGGGTTCCCCGCGGTGCGGATCTTCGTGTCCGGAGACCTCGATGAGGAGCGGATCCGGGAGTTTCGGGCCCGGGGCGGGGTGGCGTGGGGGTACGGCGTGGGGACCCGCCTCGGGGTGTCGTGGGACCTCCCCGCGCTCGGCGGGGTGTACAAGCTCGTCGAGGACGACACGGGACCGCGGAGGAAGACGAGCCCGGGCAAGGTGAGCCTCCCCGGGCGGTGCCAGGTGTGGCGGAACGGGTTCCGGGACGTGGTCGGGCTGATCGGCGAGCAGGGGGAGGGTCGGCCGCTCCTCTCGGTGGTGATGGAGGGCGGGCGGAGGGTGGCGGCGCCGCCAAACCTCGCCCACCGGCGCAGCGTGGTGCGGGAGGCCCTGTTCTCCCTTCCGCCCGCGCTCGCCGACCTGTCGCCCGTGGCGGCCCCCCGCTACCCGGTGGAGCTCTCCCCCCGCCTCGGGTCCCTCGCCGCGGGAGGGAGGTGACGGTGAACGTCCCCCAGATCCGGTGGACGGACGGGGTCGAGCTCCCCGCGGCGCGGACCGCCCTGCTCGTGGTCGACATGCAGAACGACTTCGTCGACCCGCGGGGAGCGCTGCCCGTTCCCGCCGCGGCGGGGACGGTGGGGCCGATCGCCGCGCTCCTCGCCCGGGCGCGGGAGGCGGGGGTCCCGGTCCTCTACACCCAGGACTGGCACCTCCCCGACGACCCCGAGTTCCGGATCTGGCCCCCCCACTGCGTGGCGGGGACGTGGGGGGCGGAGGTGGTGGACGCGCTGGCCCCGCGGCCGGGGGAGACGCGGATCCGGAAGACCACGTACGACCCGTTCTTCCGGACTCCCCTCGAACCGGTGCTGGACGAGCTGGGGGTGGAGGAGGTCGTGATCGTGGGCACGGTGGCCAATATCTGCGTTCTGCACGCCGCGGCGTCGGCTGCCCTGCGGGGGATCCGGCCCGTGGTCCCGCGGGACGGGGTGAGCGCGCTCACCGAGTTCGACCTGCACCTGGCGTTCCACCAGGTGGCGTCCCTCTACCGGGGCGTCCCCCTCGCCGGGGCGGAGGGGGCGCGGTTCGTCCCGCGAGCCCGGGCCTAGTCGGCCGGGGCCGCCCACCCACGAGCCCGGTCCAACGCCCTCTTCCACCCGGAGAGCTGGCGCGCCGTCCGGGCGGCGTCGCCGGTGGGGAGGAATCGACTCAGGTCCGCGGCAGCGGCCTCCGCGACCTCGTCCTCCGTCCACAGCCCGGCGGCGTGCCCCGCGGCGAGGGCCGCCCCCCGGGACGTCGTCTCGAGGTCCGCTGGCCGGAGGACCGGGATCCCGAGGACGTCGGCCTGGAACTGGCACAGGAAGTCGCTCCGCGCGGCTCCATCGTCCACGCGCAGCTCCCGCAGCTCCTGCCCGGTGTCGGCCTCCATCGCTCGCACCAGGTCATGAGTCTGGTACGCGATCGCCTCGAGGGCGGCCCGCGCCAGGTGGGCCCGCGTCGTGCCCCGGGTCAGGCCGAGGATCGTCCCCCGGGCGTGGGGGTCCCAGTGGGGGGCGCCGAGGCCAGCCAGGGCGGGGACGAAGTACACCCCCTCGTTGTCCGGAAGCGACGCCGCCAGCGCGTCCGCCTCCGCCGCCGCGGCGAGGATCCCCAGCCCGTCCCGCAGCCACTGCACCGCCGCCCCGGCGACGAACACCGACCCCTCCAGCGCGTAGTGGGCCTCCCCCTCGCCGCGGGCGTGGGCCACGGTCGCCACGAGCCCGTGCCCGCTGTGGACCGGAGCCGGTCCGACGTTGAGGAGGAGGAACGCCCCCGTGCCCCACGTCACCTTCGCCCGCCCCGGGGCGATCCCCCCCTGCCCGAACAGGGCCGCCTGCTGGTCCCCGAGGACCGCGGTCACGGGGACCCCCTCCCAGCGGCCGAACGCCGACAAGCTCGGCCGGACCGCGGGGAGCCACGCCGCGGGCACGCCGAACAGCTCACGGAGCTCGGGGTCCCACTCCCGGCGGTCAAGGTCGAACAGGAGGGTCCGGGAGGCGTTCGTGGGGTCGGTGGCG
It contains:
- a CDS encoding hemolysin-3; this translates as MTRPLPEYTKGEEIANAVTHGVATVLSVAGLTALIVLAVLGGSNAGQIASLVVYGTTLVLTHLASTLYHALTHRGAKAVFRVLDHASIYLLIAGTYTPFLVIRLWNPWGWTLLGVVWAMAIAGVLFKSLFLGRLRKASVVTYVAMGWLIVVAARQVVAHIPLGALALLFAGGLIYTLGIVFYAWKKLPFNHAVWHLMVLGAGMCHYFAIFLYLLPPA
- a CDS encoding ATP-dependent Clp protease ATP-binding subunit ClpA gives rise to the protein MPLCDVCRIRPATVTAEVVQDGERRVLHLCQADYAQLRGEEWFSPWESLLEGFLSPRRRPDREAPDLGSYLSDESRELLQRAARVAVGFGKREMDTEHLLYALTESEAAREFLRKAQLDPQDIRGYIDHNAPRGTLGAERGETVRVGMSPRVKAVLETAFHASRDLGHSYVGPEHLLLGLLAEPDGLGGEVLRRFGLSPDTVQEKLRRTPGREPGAGRGPKSATPILDKHSRDLTALARQGKLDPVIGRAKEIETVIEVLARRKKNNPVLIGEPGVGKTAIVEGLAQRVARDEVPEVLRGKRLVELNVNSLVAGTKYRGEFEERVKELLDEILAHQDELILFIDELHTIVGAGQAEGGLDIANTLKPALARGELHLIGATTLNEYQKHVEKDAALERRFQPVFIAEPTVDQTVHILRGLRDRFEAHHKVRITDEAIVAAGELSDRYISGRYLPDKAIDLIDQAAARVRISSTSRPAEVQELEAEIKALKREQDYATTRKQFDRAKEIEASIAEKEKALAQATETWKKGVASGTPEVRAEHVAEIVSSLTGIPVADLTAEEKEKLLRLEQVLHERVVGQDEAVAAVSAAVRLSRAGLKEGHRPIATFLFLGPTGVGKTELAKTLAWAVFGDEEAMVRIDMSEYTERHTVSRLVGAPPGYVGYEEGGQLTERVRRRPYSVVLLDEIEKAHPEVHNILLQVFDDGRLTDGKGRVVDFSNTILIATSNVGSDLIQANLTAPEGRRLDYKALKERLMEVLRGHFRPEFLNRIDEVIVFHALTKDHIRSIVLLQLERVRRVARGQGVELEFDASVVDHLAEVGYRPEYGARELKRRIRSEVENALASALLEGKVSEGDRVRVLYDVARGEARFEKSAPPPDASVSTGGA
- a CDS encoding Nicotinate phosphoribosyltransferase, yielding MGQGAFVDLYELTMAQSYLRHGLTGEASFAYFVRAPVPHRRFLLFAGLDPLLGVLEGFGFGEDDLAYLEGLRLFDGAFLAHLERLRFTGEVRAVEEGEVVFPGEPLVVVTAPRIEAQLVETVLLNLLNYATLVATKAARIVLAAGEEAVLVDFSPRRDHGVEAALHAARASYLAGFHATSNVEAGKRYGIPVAGTMAHSYVMSFPDELSAFRAFAHDHPQPILLVDTYDPLQGTRHAVQVARELRQVGRELFGVRLDSGDLAALSREMRAILDGAGFPAVRIFVSGDLDEERIREFRARGGVAWGYGVGTRLGVSWDLPALGGVYKLVEDDTGPRRKTSPGKVSLPGRCQVWRNGFRDVVGLIGEQGEGRPLLSVVMEGGRRVAAPPNLAHRRSVVREALFSLPPALADLSPVAAPRYPVELSPRLGSLAAGGR
- a CDS encoding Nicotinamidase is translated as MNVPQIRWTDGVELPAARTALLVVDMQNDFVDPRGALPVPAAAGTVGPIAALLARAREAGVPVLYTQDWHLPDDPEFRIWPPHCVAGTWGAEVVDALAPRPGETRIRKTTYDPFFRTPLEPVLDELGVEEVVIVGTVANICVLHAAASAALRGIRPVVPRDGVSALTEFDLHLAFHQVASLYRGVPLAGAEGARFVPRARA
- a CDS encoding Glycerol kinase, yielding MPERVGALDLGTTGVRCVIYDRRARPVATAYRELPLRLPQPGWVEQDPEEMIAAARGVFSEALAGASLSPADVAALGITNQRETVVVWDRATGRPLAPAIVWQDRRTAPLCERLRAEGHGDWVRRRTGLPLDPYFSATKLAWLLEGVPGLRAQAERGDALWGTVDAWLVWSLTGVHATDPTNASRTLLFDLDRREWDPELRELFGVPAAWLPAVRPSLSAFGRWEGVPVTAVLGDQQAALFGQGGIAPGRAKVTWGTGAFLLLNVGPAPVHSGHGLVATVAHARGEGEAHYALEGSVFVAGAAVQWLRDGLGILAAAAEADALAASLPDNEGVYFVPALAGLGAPHWDPHARGTILGLTRGTTRAHLARAALEAIAYQTHDLVRAMEADTGQELRELRVDDGAARSDFLCQFQADVLGIPVLRPADLETTSRGAALAAGHAAGLWTEDEVAEAAAADLSRFLPTGDAARTARQLSGWKRALDRARGWAAPAD